One window of Xanthomonas sp. 10-10 genomic DNA carries:
- a CDS encoding phosphatase PAP2/dual specificity phosphatase family protein, with translation MTHGARPTGRAALWLALLGPFFFLSYGLANTLAGRAEQVPSVVFGWEHGMPFWPWTIVPYWTIDLFYAASFFVCRTRRELDTHALRLLSAQVLCVTCFVLWPLRYSFVRPDTQGVFGWLFAVLLGFDKPFNQAPSLHIVLLVVLWVRYGQHLSGVWRWLLHGWFGLIGVSVLTTYQHHFLDIPTGLAAGWLCVWLWPERIAAPFAQAQLARDRRRWRLAALYLLGAVASAAAALCSGGAGLWVLWVSLSLGLVALNYAALGAPGFQKRSDGGLSLAARWLYAPYLLAAWCNSRLWTRRDPLPRAVCDGVWLGRIPLPGQRAAFAAVVDVSAELSLYAARAQDRALPMLDLVAPAPVQLRAAAAAIEAARVHGPVLVCCALGYSRSAASVATWLVRSGRSSDVDAAIARLRTACAWIVLGAQHRAAIVAACMTHPDNDSAAERSLQ, from the coding sequence ATGACACATGGCGCGCGCCCGACCGGTCGTGCCGCGCTCTGGCTGGCGTTGCTGGGGCCGTTTTTCTTCCTCAGTTATGGCCTGGCCAATACGCTGGCCGGGCGCGCGGAGCAGGTGCCGTCGGTGGTGTTCGGCTGGGAACACGGCATGCCGTTCTGGCCGTGGACCATCGTGCCGTACTGGACGATCGACCTGTTCTACGCCGCATCGTTCTTTGTCTGCCGTACCCGCCGCGAACTGGATACGCATGCGCTACGCCTGCTCAGCGCGCAAGTGCTCTGCGTAACGTGTTTTGTGCTGTGGCCGTTGCGGTACAGCTTTGTGCGCCCGGACACGCAGGGTGTGTTCGGCTGGCTGTTTGCCGTGCTGCTGGGCTTCGACAAGCCGTTCAATCAGGCACCGTCGCTGCATATCGTGTTGCTGGTGGTGCTGTGGGTGCGCTATGGGCAGCATCTGTCCGGTGTGTGGCGCTGGCTGTTGCACGGTTGGTTCGGCTTGATCGGCGTGTCGGTGCTGACCACGTATCAACATCATTTCCTGGATATCCCCACCGGGCTTGCGGCGGGGTGGCTGTGCGTGTGGCTGTGGCCGGAGCGTATCGCCGCACCGTTTGCGCAGGCGCAACTGGCGCGCGATCGGCGGCGTTGGCGTTTGGCCGCGTTGTATCTGCTCGGCGCAGTCGCCAGCGCCGCGGCGGCGCTGTGCAGTGGCGGCGCCGGGTTATGGGTGCTGTGGGTGAGCCTGTCGCTGGGGCTGGTCGCGCTGAACTATGCAGCGCTTGGCGCGCCCGGATTCCAGAAGCGCAGCGATGGCGGGCTGAGTCTGGCTGCGCGCTGGTTGTATGCGCCGTATCTGCTGGCGGCCTGGTGCAACTCGCGGCTATGGACGCGGCGCGACCCGTTGCCGCGCGCGGTCTGCGATGGTGTGTGGTTGGGGCGCATTCCGCTGCCCGGCCAGCGCGCAGCCTTCGCCGCGGTGGTCGACGTGAGTGCGGAGCTGTCCCTGTACGCGGCACGCGCGCAGGACCGCGCGTTGCCGATGCTGGATCTGGTGGCACCTGCGCCTGTGCAGCTGCGCGCCGCCGCCGCCGCGATCGAGGCGGCGCGCGTGCACGGCCCGGTGCTGGTGTGCTGCGCACTGGGCTACTCGCGCAGCGCCGCCAGCGTCGCGACCTGGTTGGTGCGCAGTGGCCGCAGCAGCGATGTGGACGCGGCCATCGCGCGGCTGCGCACCGCATGCGCCTGGATCGTGCTGGGTGCGCAGCATCGCGCCGCCATCGTGGCTGCGTGCATGACTCACCCAGACAACGACAGCGCGGCCGAGCGGAGTCTGCAATGA
- a CDS encoding TIGR04222 domain-containing membrane protein, which yields MSDAHGPGQPEPMQATAAQQALWQRLQAYRFGGDADALPAFVRRVAKQARCSVGQAQQAVDEYRRFCFLACTDTRDVTPSPLVDQVWHTHLTDTREYWQQFCPQVLQTTLHHQPGRGGSDDAARFQAQYRQTLERYRTHFGPPPVQVWPAPSPQPAATPAQQHAAEASLRALRGEPMHAQRGARIGTVLVWAVATLVIGVVAGNGEVASPLHWRGSSFLALFAVGIGLAWSASAWLRRRLRGSVHLRPVDAVDALELACLSGGAGRVADLLFARLLACDAVHLQRDEEAQARKWVRCDPSVAVPVALQPALQRVRDGEDPVLAWQSLRTLAAPVQQRLIDKGLLLDRRTALLVRGVSALPVAALWGLGACKLVIGLQGGYPVGYLLALMVLVSMLVLGFLLVPVRRSGAGDAHLRERRSTVRPDAARTGNDPGEAVALYGTVALVGTPWVSYHTLRAPTPGNTDSSGSSCGGGGDSGGGDSGGDGGGGCGGCGGGGD from the coding sequence ATGAGCGACGCGCATGGCCCCGGTCAGCCCGAACCCATGCAGGCCACCGCGGCGCAGCAGGCGTTGTGGCAGCGCTTGCAGGCGTATCGTTTTGGCGGCGATGCCGATGCGTTGCCGGCCTTCGTGCGGCGCGTCGCCAAGCAGGCCCGCTGCAGTGTGGGGCAGGCGCAGCAAGCGGTAGACGAATACCGGCGCTTCTGTTTTCTGGCGTGCACCGATACCCGGGATGTGACGCCCAGCCCCTTGGTCGACCAGGTCTGGCACACCCATCTCACCGACACCCGCGAGTATTGGCAGCAGTTCTGCCCACAGGTGTTGCAGACCACGCTGCATCATCAGCCCGGACGCGGTGGCAGCGACGACGCTGCGCGTTTCCAGGCGCAGTATCGACAGACCCTGGAGCGCTACCGCACACACTTCGGGCCGCCGCCGGTGCAGGTCTGGCCTGCACCATCGCCGCAGCCTGCAGCCACGCCTGCGCAGCAGCACGCTGCCGAGGCCAGCCTGCGTGCCCTGCGCGGCGAGCCGATGCACGCGCAGCGCGGCGCACGCATCGGCACGGTGCTGGTCTGGGCCGTTGCGACGCTGGTGATTGGCGTGGTTGCCGGCAACGGTGAGGTCGCCTCGCCGCTGCACTGGCGCGGCAGCAGCTTCCTGGCGCTGTTTGCGGTGGGGATCGGCCTGGCCTGGTCGGCATCGGCGTGGTTGCGGCGCCGCCTGCGCGGCAGCGTGCATCTGCGGCCGGTGGATGCGGTCGATGCGTTGGAACTGGCCTGTCTGAGCGGTGGCGCCGGGCGTGTGGCCGATCTGTTGTTCGCCCGCTTGCTGGCCTGCGATGCGGTGCATCTGCAGCGCGATGAGGAGGCGCAGGCGCGCAAGTGGGTACGTTGCGATCCCAGCGTTGCAGTGCCGGTGGCGCTGCAGCCGGCACTGCAACGCGTGCGCGATGGGGAGGATCCGGTGCTGGCATGGCAGTCGCTGCGCACGCTGGCCGCACCGGTGCAGCAGCGCCTGATCGACAAGGGGTTGCTGCTGGATCGGCGCACGGCGCTGCTGGTGCGCGGGGTGAGCGCCCTTCCCGTGGCCGCGCTGTGGGGCCTGGGCGCCTGCAAGCTGGTGATCGGGCTGCAGGGGGGCTATCCGGTGGGCTATCTGCTGGCCTTGATGGTGCTGGTCAGCATGCTGGTGCTGGGATTCTTGCTGGTGCCGGTACGCCGCAGCGGGGCCGGCGATGCGCACCTGCGCGAGCGCAGATCGACGGTCAGGCCCGACGCGGCGCGCACCGGCAACGATCCCGGCGAAGCGGTGGCGCTGTACGGCACCGTCGCGTTGGTGGGCACGCCATGGGTGAGCTATCACACGCTGCGCGCGCCCACGCCCGGCAATACCGACAGCAGCGGCAGCAGTTGCGGCGGTGGCGGCGACAGTGGCGGTGGGGATAGCGGCGGAGACGGTGGCGGTGGATGTGGTGGCTGCGGTGGAGGAGGCGACTGA
- a CDS encoding CDP-alcohol phosphatidyltransferase family protein, giving the protein MQPRQTLLQRRQRWARALRGRGATPNGVSWAGIAFAALAGVMFYIALSAPAREGVAPLLLALLGLQGRLWCNRLDGVLARQARLVSRAGEVYNDAPDRLSDVLVCVGLGYGLQASIPWAAQLGWAAALCCVATAYVRMLGLACGTAEPRQGPMARVQRMHWLSLTTVLAMPWQWVGQPRIAAWVLIGALAVLIAGALLTVVLRLRMIVRTLEWT; this is encoded by the coding sequence ATGCAACCCAGACAGACCCTGTTGCAACGACGCCAGCGCTGGGCACGCGCCTTGCGCGGACGCGGCGCCACGCCCAACGGCGTGTCGTGGGCCGGCATCGCCTTCGCGGCGCTGGCCGGGGTGATGTTCTACATCGCCTTGAGCGCACCGGCGCGCGAAGGCGTCGCGCCGCTGCTGCTGGCCTTGCTCGGCCTGCAGGGGCGGCTGTGGTGCAACCGCCTGGATGGCGTGCTGGCGCGACAGGCGCGGCTGGTATCGCGCGCCGGCGAGGTCTACAACGATGCGCCGGACCGCCTGTCGGACGTGCTGGTCTGCGTCGGGCTGGGTTACGGCCTGCAGGCCAGCATCCCGTGGGCCGCGCAACTGGGTTGGGCAGCGGCGTTGTGCTGCGTGGCCACCGCCTACGTGCGCATGCTCGGCCTGGCCTGTGGCACCGCCGAGCCACGGCAGGGGCCGATGGCACGCGTGCAGCGCATGCACTGGTTGTCGCTGACGACCGTGCTGGCGATGCCGTGGCAGTGGGTGGGCCAGCCGCGCATCGCGGCATGGGTATTGATCGGCGCGCTGGCGGTGTTGATCGCCGGTGCGCTACTGACGGTGGTGCTGCGGCTGCGCATGATCGTGCGCACATTGGAGTGGACATGA
- a CDS encoding lysophospholipid acyltransferase family protein, translating into MIARLIARACSGAIRTLTGARALWRGCAPSNERRVYYGNHASHGDFVLIWSSLPASLRHEVRPVAAADYWQRTALRRYLIHAVFNGVLIERNPAQRTRDPIQCLCDAIDAGDSLILFPEGTRNPDEGVLPFKSGLYHLARQRPELEFVPVWIDNLKRVMPKGKWLPLPLLCTTTFGAPLRLDADEDKDAFLARAREALLALSPDQLEARA; encoded by the coding sequence ATGATTGCCCGTTTGATTGCGCGTGCCTGCAGCGGCGCCATCCGTACCTTGACCGGCGCGCGCGCGTTGTGGCGCGGCTGTGCGCCGTCCAACGAGCGCCGCGTGTATTACGGCAACCACGCCAGCCACGGCGATTTCGTGCTGATCTGGTCGTCGTTGCCGGCCAGCCTGCGACACGAAGTGCGCCCGGTGGCCGCAGCCGATTACTGGCAACGCACCGCGCTGCGGCGCTATCTGATCCACGCGGTGTTCAATGGCGTGCTGATCGAACGCAACCCGGCGCAACGCACCCGCGACCCGATCCAATGCCTGTGCGATGCGATCGATGCCGGCGATTCGCTGATCCTGTTTCCCGAGGGCACGCGCAACCCGGACGAAGGCGTGCTGCCGTTCAAGAGCGGGCTGTATCACCTGGCGCGGCAACGGCCGGAGCTGGAATTCGTGCCGGTGTGGATCGACAACCTCAAACGCGTGATGCCCAAGGGCAAGTGGTTGCCGCTGCCGTTGCTGTGCACCACTACCTTCGGCGCGCCGTTGCGGCTGGATGCCGACGAAGACAAAGACGCGTTTCTGGCGCGTGCGCGCGAGGCGCTGCTGGCGTTGTCGCCGGATCAACTGGAGGCGCGCGCATGA
- a CDS encoding phosphatidate cytidylyltransferase: MNPYVFSGQLQQSSMHQQTLWLFSGIALVLIIATLISETLRWRARARPSTVLDNLVARIRAWWVMAAVVGIAFVFGRAGVIGLFALVSLFALREFITLAPTRRGDYYALLAAFYIVLPWQYGLVWTGWYGMYTLLIPVYAFLVLPILATIGGDTTRYLERTAKVQWGLMISVFCISHVPALLNLEIPGYAGRNLLLIAFLVIVVQSSDVLQYVWGKLAGRHLIAPKLSPSKTVEGFVGGVLSASLLGMALWWITPFAPWHAFGLALVANLMGFFGGLVMSAIKRDRGIKDWGHMIEGHGGVLDRLDSVCFAAPVFFHLIRYGWA; encoded by the coding sequence ATGAATCCCTATGTCTTCAGTGGCCAGTTGCAGCAGTCTTCGATGCATCAGCAGACGTTGTGGTTGTTCAGCGGCATCGCACTGGTCTTGATCATTGCCACGCTGATTTCCGAAACGCTGCGTTGGCGCGCGCGCGCGCGCCCGAGCACGGTGCTGGACAACCTGGTGGCGCGCATTCGCGCCTGGTGGGTGATGGCGGCGGTGGTCGGCATCGCATTCGTGTTCGGGCGCGCCGGGGTGATCGGCCTGTTCGCCTTGGTGTCGTTGTTTGCGCTGCGCGAGTTCATCACGCTCGCCCCGACGCGGCGCGGCGATTACTACGCCTTGTTGGCCGCCTTCTACATCGTGCTGCCGTGGCAATACGGGCTGGTGTGGACCGGCTGGTATGGCATGTACACGCTGCTGATTCCGGTCTATGCATTTTTGGTGTTGCCGATCCTGGCCACCATCGGCGGCGATACCACGCGTTATCTGGAGCGCACTGCCAAGGTGCAGTGGGGCTTGATGATCAGCGTGTTCTGCATCTCGCACGTGCCCGCATTGCTGAATCTGGAAATCCCCGGGTATGCCGGGCGCAACCTGTTGTTGATCGCCTTCCTGGTGATCGTGGTGCAGTCCTCGGATGTTTTGCAGTACGTCTGGGGCAAATTGGCCGGCCGCCATCTGATCGCGCCGAAACTGTCGCCGTCCAAAACGGTGGAAGGCTTCGTCGGCGGCGTGCTGTCGGCCAGCCTGCTGGGCATGGCGCTGTGGTGGATCACCCCGTTCGCGCCATGGCATGCCTTCGGGCTGGCGCTGGTGGCCAACCTGATGGGGTTCTTCGGCGGCCTGGTGATGTCGGCGATCAAGCGCGATCGCGGCATCAAGGACTGGGGCCACATGATCGAAGGCCACGGCGGCGTGCTGGACCGGCTGGACTCGGTGTGCTTCGCCGCCCCGGTGTTCTTCCACCTGATCCGCTACGGCTGGGCGTAA